In Ruminococcaceae bacterium BL-6, a genomic segment contains:
- a CDS encoding Dinitrogenase iron-molybdenum cofactor biosynthesis protein: MKIAVTTEGDQIFQHFGKCPTFTVFTVKDGAVQGKTSVDASRNGHAALSGFLKGLGVDAVICGGIGDGAKQMLSSAGIKLVSGIEGGIENAVNAYLSGNLTDKNGTCSREEHTQKHTCDCKDHRD, translated from the coding sequence ATGAAGATAGCAGTAACGACTGAAGGAGATCAAATATTCCAGCATTTCGGCAAGTGTCCTACTTTTACGGTTTTTACGGTAAAGGACGGCGCGGTTCAGGGAAAAACTTCCGTTGACGCCAGCCGGAACGGACACGCGGCCCTGTCCGGGTTTTTAAAGGGCCTTGGAGTGGATGCCGTCATCTGCGGCGGGATCGGCGACGGAGCAAAACAAATGCTGTCATCCGCCGGGATCAAGCTGGTCTCCGGAATCGAGGGAGGAATCGAAAACGCCGTAAACGCTTATCTTTCCGGAAATCTGACGGACAAAAACGGAACGTGCAGCCGGGAAGAACACACACAGAAGCATACCTGCGACTGTAAAGATCACCGTGATTAG
- a CDS encoding conserved protein of unknown function (Evidence 4 : Unknown function but conserved in other organisms), with protein MPRGQKCRRVCSVPENRLFTPQRPCGRTQVLTVEELEAVRLCDLEDLEQDEASVSMNVSRATFQRTLYQARKKIAEALCAGLAIKIGGGNYELAQYPCGCRRKCGNCRFEQTEKNETGGKKYEDSSND; from the coding sequence ATGCCAAGAGGACAAAAATGCCGAAGGGTCTGCTCCGTCCCGGAAAACCGGCTCTTCACCCCCCAGCGCCCGTGCGGCAGAACACAGGTGCTTACGGTTGAGGAGCTGGAGGCGGTCCGGCTCTGCGACCTGGAAGATCTGGAACAGGATGAAGCCTCCGTAAGCATGAACGTTTCACGGGCGACTTTTCAAAGGACCCTGTATCAGGCAAGGAAAAAAATTGCGGAAGCTCTGTGTGCCGGTCTGGCGATCAAAATCGGCGGCGGCAACTATGAGCTGGCGCAGTATCCGTGCGGATGCCGCAGAAAATGCGGGAACTGCAGGTTTGAGCAGACAGAGAAAAATGAAACAGGAGGAAAAAAATATGAAGATAGCAGTAACGACTGA
- a CDS encoding Extradiol ring-cleavage dioxygenase — protein MPVLAAAAVPHPPIILPEVGHGEEKKIRKSSDAYRAAMSRIATLKPDTVIVTSPHSILYRDYFHVSPGCSASGDMGAFGAHGVRIGADYDTEFVDTLSQIAKQEGLPAGTFGERDKSLDHGTLIPLYFLNQVYSGYRLVRIGLSGLPPLAHYHLGQCIAMAAEKLGRRAVLIASGDLSHKLKEDGPYGFAPEGPQFDEQITQAFAAGDFLSILSIPAGLADAAAECGLRSFQIMAGALDEKAVTHELLSYEGPFGVGYSVALFEVTGDDPARNFGARYETAERERLADRKAKEDAYVRLARFSLETYLKTGKHASLPDSLPEEMLRTRAGAFVSLKEHGQLRGCIGTIAATTGSVAEEIMRNAVSAGTEDPRFDPVSKDELPELVYSVDVLGKPERIDSPNQLDIRRYGVIVQSRGRRGLLLPNLEGVDTVQGQIAISKQKAGIRADEPVQLYRFEAVRHQ, from the coding sequence ATGCCTGTTCTCGCAGCGGCCGCCGTTCCGCATCCCCCCATTATCCTGCCGGAGGTCGGACACGGCGAAGAAAAGAAAATCCGGAAAAGCTCGGATGCGTACCGGGCGGCGATGAGCCGCATTGCCACGCTCAAGCCCGACACGGTCATCGTGACGAGCCCGCACTCCATCCTGTACCGGGATTACTTCCATGTGTCGCCCGGATGTTCAGCGTCGGGCGACATGGGCGCATTCGGGGCGCACGGCGTCAGGATCGGCGCCGATTACGACACAGAATTCGTGGACACGCTGTCACAGATCGCAAAGCAGGAGGGCCTGCCCGCCGGAACGTTCGGCGAACGGGACAAGAGTCTCGACCACGGGACGCTGATCCCGCTGTATTTTCTCAATCAGGTTTATTCGGGATACCGGCTCGTTCGCATCGGCCTGTCCGGCCTGCCGCCGCTTGCGCATTATCATCTCGGGCAATGCATCGCGATGGCCGCGGAAAAGCTCGGCCGCCGCGCCGTCCTGATCGCGAGCGGGGACCTCTCCCACAAACTGAAAGAGGACGGTCCTTACGGATTCGCGCCGGAAGGCCCGCAATTCGACGAGCAGATCACACAGGCGTTCGCGGCGGGGGATTTTCTCTCGATCCTGAGCATCCCCGCCGGGCTGGCGGATGCGGCGGCGGAATGTGGCCTGCGTTCGTTTCAGATCATGGCGGGCGCGCTGGATGAGAAGGCGGTCACGCATGAGCTGCTCTCTTACGAGGGGCCGTTCGGCGTGGGGTATTCCGTTGCGCTGTTCGAGGTGACCGGGGACGACCCGGCCAGAAACTTCGGCGCCCGGTACGAAACGGCGGAACGGGAGCGGCTTGCCGACCGCAAAGCGAAGGAAGACGCCTACGTCCGCCTTGCGCGGTTCAGCCTGGAAACCTACCTGAAAACCGGAAAACACGCGTCCCTGCCGGATTCCCTTCCCGAAGAAATGCTGCGCACCCGTGCGGGCGCCTTCGTTTCGCTGAAAGAACACGGGCAGCTGCGCGGATGCATCGGCACGATCGCCGCGACGACGGGCAGCGTGGCGGAAGAGATCATGCGGAACGCCGTGTCCGCCGGGACGGAAGACCCCCGCTTCGACCCGGTTTCAAAAGACGAGCTGCCCGAGCTCGTCTACAGCGTGGATGTTCTGGGAAAGCCTGAAAGAATCGACTCCCCGAACCAGCTCGACATCAGGCGTTACGGCGTGATCGTGCAGAGCAGAGGCAGGCGCGGCCTTTTGCTCCCCAATCTGGAAGGCGTGGACACCGTGCAGGGGCAGATCGCCATTTCCAAACAGAAAGCGGGCATCCGGGCGGACGAACCCGTCCAGCTGTACCGGTTCGAGGCGGTGAGGCACCAGTGA
- the ribE gene encoding riboflavin synthase (alpha subunit) (Evidence 2a : Function from experimental evidences in other organisms; PubMedId : 2106516, 12456892; Product type e : enzyme) — protein sequence MFTGLIEEIGRVSRNMPAAGKLSILAKTVLEGMKTGDSIAVNGACLTVTDFEEHSFTADVTPETIRRSGLGQLHSGEPVNLERPVAANGRFGGHLVTGHVDGIGRISGRTEEGNAVCVEIRAPAELLELIVEKGSVAVDGISLTVSSVDLRAFGVSVIPHTGSHTTLLSKQIGDPVNLETDLIGKYVQKFLRKNPSPSDMTVELLRQNGF from the coding sequence ATGTTCACGGGACTGATCGAAGAAATCGGCCGGGTGAGCCGGAACATGCCGGCTGCGGGAAAGCTTTCGATCCTCGCCAAGACGGTGCTGGAAGGGATGAAAACCGGCGACAGTATCGCGGTAAACGGCGCCTGCCTGACGGTAACGGATTTTGAGGAACATTCCTTTACCGCCGACGTCACCCCGGAAACAATTCGGCGGAGCGGCCTGGGGCAGCTTCATTCGGGCGAGCCGGTGAACCTGGAGCGGCCTGTGGCGGCGAACGGGCGTTTCGGCGGGCATTTGGTGACCGGCCATGTCGACGGAATCGGGCGGATTTCCGGAAGAACGGAAGAAGGCAATGCCGTATGTGTCGAAATCAGGGCGCCGGCGGAGCTGCTGGAGCTGATCGTGGAAAAAGGCTCCGTCGCGGTCGACGGGATTAGCCTGACGGTCTCCTCGGTGGATCTCCGGGCATTCGGCGTGTCCGTCATTCCGCATACCGGAAGCCATACGACGCTCCTTTCGAAGCAAATCGGCGATCCGGTCAATCTGGAAACTGACCTGATCGGCAAATATGTGCAGAAATTTCTGCGTAAGAATCCCAGCCCTTCCGATATGACGGTCGAGCTCTTACGGCAGAATGGATTTTAG
- a CDS encoding Patatin family protein, which produces MTGVVDVGGGLRGIYGAGVFDYCLDHGIQFDYCIGVSAGSANIASYLGKQKGRNYRFYMEYAFRRQYMSLHNLIHTGSYIDLDYVYGALSNLNGENPLDYKTVERSESIMKVVALNAATGETLYFDKSDMMQDNYNILKASSSIPVVCRPYLIDGIPCYDGGIADPVPIKKAFADGCGKVVVILTKPRDFLRVQKRDARPARLLRRRYEKAAEQLLMRYQKYNDGVALARGLEEQGKVLIVAPNDSCGMKTLTKNKKRMDQMYRKGYSDARALQKFL; this is translated from the coding sequence ATGACGGGAGTTGTGGATGTAGGCGGCGGGCTCAGGGGAATTTACGGCGCCGGTGTTTTCGATTATTGCCTGGATCATGGGATACAGTTTGATTACTGCATCGGCGTGTCCGCCGGAAGCGCAAACATCGCTTCTTACCTTGGAAAACAGAAGGGCCGGAATTACCGGTTTTATATGGAATACGCGTTCCGCAGACAATATATGAGCCTTCACAATCTGATCCATACGGGCTCTTATATTGATTTGGATTATGTATACGGCGCGCTTTCCAATCTGAACGGCGAAAATCCGCTGGATTACAAAACGGTGGAGCGGTCGGAAAGCATCATGAAGGTGGTTGCGCTGAACGCCGCGACGGGGGAGACGCTCTATTTTGATAAAAGCGACATGATGCAGGACAATTACAATATTCTGAAGGCTTCTTCCAGCATCCCCGTGGTCTGCAGGCCGTATCTGATCGACGGCATCCCGTGTTACGACGGTGGGATCGCCGATCCCGTCCCGATCAAAAAGGCGTTTGCGGACGGGTGCGGCAAAGTCGTCGTCATTCTGACCAAACCGCGGGATTTTTTGCGGGTGCAGAAAAGAGACGCCCGCCCCGCAAGGCTGCTGCGGCGCAGGTATGAAAAAGCAGCGGAGCAGTTGCTGATGCGCTATCAGAAGTATAACGACGGGGTCGCCCTTGCCAGAGGATTGGAAGAGCAGGGGAAAGTGTTGATCGTAGCCCCGAATGATTCCTGCGGCATGAAGACGCTGACCAAGAACAAAAAACGGATGGATCAGATGTATCGGAAGGGATATTCCGACGCGCGCGCCCTGCAGAAGTTTCTGTAA
- a CDS encoding protein of unknown function (Evidence 5 : Unknown function), whose translation MAGHVGKDHIHLLVSVPPHLSASKLVQYLKGNTSRKLQMEYKELNKEYWGRHLWARGYFVASSGNVTDEIIAQYIQNQDLEENMKSDNFEIGNL comes from the coding sequence TTGGCAGGGCATGTAGGGAAAGATCATATCCATCTTCTTGTATCAGTCCCCCCACATCTTTCTGCGAGTAAATTGGTTCAATATCTAAAAGGGAATACCTCGCGAAAGTTGCAGATGGAGTATAAAGAATTGAACAAAGAATATTGGGGGCGGCACCTTTGGGCAAGAGGATATTTCGTAGCAAGCAGTGGAAATGTGACAGATGAAATAATTGCACAGTACATTCAGAATCAAGATTTGGAAGAGAATATGAAAAGCGATAATTTCGAGATCGGCAATCTTTAG
- a CDS encoding GGDEF domain-containing protein, with amino-acid sequence MDVLASVLDQMGGFLICAVRIVDPETNRVVREKRSDSFTGRFPDLTLSQTRNYLNLCVSRRQPVFHFIHKENRILLLLAAPFQLSGKTLLSETVVDATGHIFLNSVDLNDEKGLLNRIRQAQAQAVTDELTGLYNRRYIDEHLPSEIHACMEKRHPLSVIFADLDFYKNVNDVFGHTAGDRVLCEFAELLTGNIRKGKDWAARYGGEEFLIFLNNRGYQRSKEIAERIRIAVMDHTFYHDGRAIKITCSFGVLTVDDFSGCPTAEEILDAVDKRLYRAKKLGRNTVV; translated from the coding sequence ATGGACGTTCTTGCATCGGTATTGGATCAGATGGGCGGGTTTCTCATCTGCGCCGTGCGTATTGTGGACCCGGAGACCAACCGCGTGGTCCGGGAAAAGCGGTCGGATTCGTTCACGGGGCGTTTTCCGGACCTTACCCTTTCGCAGACGAGAAATTATCTGAACCTCTGCGTATCAAGAAGGCAGCCGGTCTTTCATTTCATCCATAAGGAAAACCGGATTCTTCTGCTGCTGGCCGCTCCGTTTCAGCTGTCCGGCAAAACCCTGCTTTCGGAGACCGTGGTGGATGCGACCGGCCATATTTTCTTAAACAGCGTCGACCTCAACGACGAAAAAGGGCTCCTGAACCGGATCAGGCAGGCGCAGGCACAGGCCGTGACCGATGAACTGACCGGCCTTTACAACCGCAGGTACATCGACGAACACCTGCCTTCCGAAATCCATGCCTGCATGGAAAAGAGGCATCCGCTTTCCGTCATTTTCGCCGATCTGGACTTCTACAAAAACGTGAACGACGTCTTCGGGCATACCGCCGGAGACCGGGTCCTGTGCGAATTCGCCGAGCTGCTGACCGGCAATATCCGAAAGGGAAAAGACTGGGCGGCAAGGTACGGTGGGGAGGAATTTCTGATCTTCTTGAACAACCGCGGGTATCAGAGATCAAAGGAGATCGCCGAAAGGATCCGGATCGCCGTCATGGATCACACCTTTTATCACGACGGCCGGGCGATCAAAATCACCTGCAGTTTCGGGGTCCTGACGGTCGATGATTTTTCCGGATGTCCTACTGCCGAAGAAATCCTGGATGCCGTAGACAAGCGGTTGTACCGGGCGAAAAAGCTCGGAAGGAACACGGTCGTCTGA
- the ribDG gene encoding fused diaminohydroxyphosphoribosylaminopyrimidine deaminase; 5-amino-6-(5-phosphoribosylamino) uracil reductase (Evidence 2a : Function from experimental evidences in other organisms; PubMedId : 9068650, 12456892, 17765262, 18986985, 23385458, 29864427; Product type e : enzyme): MNDEDYMRRAIALAKKGEGWVNPNPMVGAVIVKNGSIIGEGYHQRCGEPHAERNALASCTEPPEGAALYVTLEPCCHYGRTPPCTDAILESGIAKVVIGSGDPNPKVAGKGAVLLKAAGVDVEEGFLKEECDRLNPGYFHFIQTGLPYLVLKYAMTLDGKTAAVTGASRWVTGGAARRDVHRLRSRYSGIMAGIGTVLADDPLLTCRLPNGRNPTRILCDSRLRLPLDSRICRTAKEVPTIVAATAADGDKKARLEEIGVRVLTIPEKDGMVDLPILMQRLGKLEIDSILLEGGGQLSYSALKTGLVQEVYAYVAPKIFGGAEAKTPVEGPGVLSPDQAFRFSAPEVAILDDDLRLRYRARKEEL; this comes from the coding sequence ATGAATGACGAAGATTACATGAGACGGGCGATTGCTCTGGCAAAAAAAGGGGAGGGATGGGTGAATCCCAACCCGATGGTCGGCGCGGTGATTGTGAAGAACGGCAGCATCATTGGGGAGGGTTATCATCAAAGATGCGGGGAACCCCACGCGGAGCGCAACGCATTGGCTTCGTGCACCGAACCGCCCGAAGGGGCGGCCTTATACGTGACTTTGGAACCGTGCTGCCATTACGGGAGGACGCCGCCCTGCACGGATGCCATTCTGGAATCGGGCATCGCAAAGGTGGTGATCGGCTCCGGCGACCCGAATCCAAAAGTCGCCGGAAAGGGCGCCGTGCTGCTGAAGGCCGCCGGGGTCGACGTGGAAGAAGGGTTCCTGAAAGAGGAATGCGACCGTCTGAATCCCGGCTATTTCCATTTCATCCAAACGGGGCTTCCGTATCTCGTGCTGAAATACGCGATGACGCTCGACGGAAAAACAGCCGCCGTGACCGGCGCGTCCAGATGGGTCACCGGAGGGGCTGCCCGCCGGGACGTTCACCGGCTTCGGAGCAGATACAGCGGGATCATGGCCGGGATCGGCACCGTTCTTGCGGATGATCCTCTGCTCACCTGCCGGTTGCCGAACGGAAGGAACCCGACGCGCATCCTCTGCGACAGCCGCCTGCGCCTCCCGCTTGACAGCCGAATCTGCCGGACGGCAAAAGAAGTGCCGACGATTGTGGCGGCGACAGCTGCGGACGGCGACAAAAAGGCGAGGCTGGAGGAAATAGGAGTAAGGGTCCTGACCATCCCGGAGAAAGACGGGATGGTCGATCTGCCGATCCTGATGCAGAGGCTGGGAAAGCTTGAAATCGACAGTATCCTGCTGGAAGGCGGCGGACAGCTCAGTTACAGCGCGCTGAAGACGGGTTTGGTTCAAGAGGTGTACGCTTATGTCGCTCCGAAAATCTTCGGCGGCGCGGAAGCGAAAACGCCGGTGGAAGGTCCGGGAGTCTTGTCGCCGGATCAGGCCTTCCGGTTCTCCGCCCCGGAAGTTGCGATTCTGGATGACGATTTACGTTTGAGATACCGGGCTAGAAAGGAGGAGCTCTGA
- a CDS encoding conserved protein of unknown function (Evidence 4 : Unknown function but conserved in other organisms), which yields MITRQLKQPQYEALCRSLMRKARAEPFDAGYTATMEINGEEYAVKVQPERHCRVAALQALRIRRDGENPRFELITEGALLSSFLEILVYQETGR from the coding sequence ATGATAACACGTCAGCTGAAACAGCCTCAATACGAGGCGCTTTGCAGGTCCCTGATGCGGAAAGCCCGCGCCGAGCCTTTCGACGCCGGCTATACCGCAACCATGGAAATCAACGGGGAGGAGTACGCCGTGAAGGTTCAGCCGGAGCGCCATTGCAGGGTGGCGGCCCTGCAGGCGCTGCGCATCCGCCGGGATGGGGAGAATCCCCGTTTCGAGCTGATCACCGAAGGGGCCCTGCTGTCCTCGTTCCTTGAAATCCTGGTCTATCAGGAAACGGGGCGGTAA
- a CDS encoding AbrB family transcriptional regulator: MYNKSYFTHNRKGWDSMKKPKGKYAWTVKIGEKGQFVIPKEARDVFDIHPGDTIIVLGDEKRGLAIPLKSTFSTFAERIFESSTLPDTESGDK, from the coding sequence TTGTATAACAAATCATATTTTACCCACAACAGGAAAGGCTGGGATTCCATGAAGAAGCCAAAAGGAAAATATGCCTGGACGGTAAAAATCGGGGAAAAAGGGCAGTTTGTGATCCCGAAGGAAGCGAGGGATGTTTTTGACATCCATCCGGGCGATACGATCATCGTGCTCGGCGATGAGAAAAGGGGGCTTGCGATTCCGCTCAAATCGACCTTTTCCACCTTCGCCGAAAGAATATTCGAATCTTCCACACTGCCGGACACGGAAAGCGGGGACAAATGA
- a CDS encoding putative enzyme (Evidence 3 : Putative function from multiple computational evidences; Product type e : enzyme) produces the protein MDTLEVRNLCKRYPAFELKNVSFSLEEGKITGFIGRNGAGKTTTLKSIFNFVHPDGGDVRFFGKSFSEKEFDIKQKVGFLSGGVDYYPKKKLRTITSITKSFYREWDEKAYEEYLRMWDLNAEKTPSQLSAGMRVKYALALALSHRAKLLILDEPTSGLDPISRDELLDVLMELCGKGVTVLFSTHITSDLDKCADNILYIKGGHILAESDIRSFVSGYKVLEFHDALPDGELRQKLIGCRRSKNGYTALIRAGDARQINAACSDADLETIMIHIEKEGEK, from the coding sequence ATGGATACTCTTGAGGTTCGGAATTTGTGCAAGCGCTATCCGGCGTTTGAGCTGAAAAACGTTTCTTTTTCCCTGGAAGAGGGTAAGATCACGGGATTCATCGGCAGAAACGGCGCGGGAAAAACAACGACGCTGAAATCCATTTTCAATTTTGTGCACCCGGACGGCGGAGACGTCAGGTTTTTCGGCAAAAGTTTTTCTGAAAAGGAGTTCGATATCAAGCAGAAGGTCGGCTTTCTTTCCGGCGGGGTCGATTATTACCCGAAGAAAAAGCTGAGGACGATCACTTCCATCACGAAATCGTTTTATCGCGAATGGGATGAGAAAGCTTACGAAGAATATCTCAGGATGTGGGACCTCAATGCGGAGAAAACCCCGTCACAGCTTTCGGCAGGGATGAGGGTGAAATACGCGCTGGCGCTCGCCCTGTCGCACCGGGCCAAGCTGCTGATCCTCGACGAGCCGACCAGCGGGCTCGACCCGATTTCGCGGGACGAGCTGCTCGACGTATTGATGGAGCTGTGCGGCAAAGGGGTGACGGTCCTGTTTTCGACGCACATCACCTCCGATCTCGACAAATGCGCCGACAACATCCTCTACATCAAGGGCGGGCATATCCTTGCGGAATCGGACATCCGGTCTTTCGTTTCCGGCTACAAGGTGCTGGAATTTCACGATGCCCTGCCGGACGGAGAGCTCCGGCAAAAGCTGATCGGATGCAGGCGGAGCAAAAACGGGTACACCGCGCTGATCCGTGCCGGGGATGCCCGGCAGATAAATGCCGCGTGCTCCGACGCGGATCTTGAGACCATCATGATACACATTGAAAAGGAAGGGGAAAAATGA
- a CDS encoding conserved protein of unknown function (Evidence 4 : Unknown function but conserved in other organisms) — protein MGTKKMGRPTDNPKPHQMTVKFDDECKEIIERYSKQEDVSKMETVRRGVKKLKDDLKDDLKK, from the coding sequence TTGGGAACAAAAAAGATGGGGCGTCCAACAGATAATCCGAAACCGCATCAAATGACCGTTAAGTTTGATGATGAATGCAAAGAGATTATTGAACGATACAGCAAACAAGAAGATGTTTCAAAAATGGAGACGGTAAGGAGAGGCGTTAAGAAACTGAAGGATGACCTCAAGGATGACCTCAAAAAATGA
- a CDS encoding conserved membrane protein of unknown function (Evidence 4 : Unknown function but conserved in other organisms), whose product MKPLMKKELLLSMHPTAPLFLLLSSMLIIPNYPYYVVFFYTGLAVFFTCLSGRENNDVFYTLMLPVAKKDIVKARYAFVILLEAAQMIAAVPFAVIRQHMPLPGNQVGMDANIALFGFAFAMLGLFNFVFFSIYYRNVNEVGKAFVWSSAAVFLFITAAETCAHIVPFVRDRLDTADPQYLSEKLAMLGIGFVIGAALTWLAFRKSVRSFERLDL is encoded by the coding sequence ATGAAACCGCTGATGAAAAAGGAGCTTCTGCTGTCCATGCACCCGACCGCGCCGCTCTTTCTTTTGCTTTCGAGCATGCTTATCATTCCGAATTATCCGTATTACGTCGTGTTTTTCTACACGGGGCTGGCCGTCTTTTTCACCTGCCTGAGCGGCCGGGAGAACAACGACGTATTCTATACGCTGATGCTTCCCGTCGCCAAAAAAGATATCGTGAAGGCGAGATACGCGTTCGTGATCCTGCTCGAGGCGGCTCAGATGATCGCCGCCGTTCCGTTTGCGGTGATACGCCAGCATATGCCGCTGCCCGGAAACCAGGTGGGGATGGATGCGAATATCGCTCTGTTCGGATTTGCTTTTGCCATGCTCGGCCTTTTTAATTTCGTCTTTTTCTCCATCTATTATCGGAATGTAAACGAAGTCGGAAAAGCCTTCGTCTGGTCGAGCGCGGCGGTGTTTCTGTTTATCACGGCGGCGGAGACCTGCGCGCATATCGTGCCGTTCGTGAGGGATCGCCTGGATACCGCGGACCCGCAGTATCTTTCCGAAAAGCTGGCCATGCTGGGCATCGGGTTTGTCATCGGCGCGGCTCTCACATGGCTCGCGTTCCGGAAATCCGTCCGTTCCTTTGAGCGGCTCGATCTGTAA
- a CDS encoding XRE family transcriptional regulator: MDYLLQEIGKRIRKKRNGLGISREKFSEVIGITPHFLAQIECGKKGMSTNTLYKICFGLNASADYILMGREAKNDTSNLDAILENVDPEYLPYIEGVVKSLVLVLSRKK; the protein is encoded by the coding sequence ATGGACTATCTGCTTCAGGAAATCGGAAAGCGCATTCGGAAAAAAAGGAACGGTCTTGGAATATCCCGGGAAAAATTTTCGGAGGTCATCGGAATTACGCCCCATTTTCTCGCGCAGATCGAATGCGGGAAGAAGGGCATGTCCACAAACACCCTTTATAAAATATGTTTTGGGCTGAACGCTTCCGCCGACTATATTTTGATGGGGCGGGAGGCGAAAAACGACACTTCCAATCTGGATGCCATTCTGGAAAACGTGGACCCGGAATACCTTCCTTATATTGAAGGGGTTGTGAAATCCCTCGTTCTTGTTCTCAGCAGGAAAAAGTAG